A region of Sugiyamaella lignohabitans strain CBS 10342 chromosome A, complete sequence DNA encodes the following proteins:
- the NAS2 gene encoding Nas2p (Proteasome-interacting protein; involved in the assembly of the base subcomplex of the 19S proteasomal regulatory particle (RP); similar to mammalian proteasomal modulator subunit; non-essential gene; interacts with Rpn4p; protein abundance increases in response to DNA replication stress; GO_component: GO:0005737 - cytoplasm [Evidence IDA] [PMID 11489916]; GO_component: GO:0005829 - cytosol [Evidence IDA] [PMID 19446323]; GO_component: GO:0005634 - nucleus [Evidence IDA] [PMID 19446323]; GO_function: GO:0003674 - molecular_function [Evidence ND]; GO_process: GO:0070682 - proteasome regulatory particle assembly [Evidence IDA,IGI,IMP] [PMID 19446322]; GO_process: GO:0070682 - proteasome regulatory particle assembly [Evidence IGI,IMP] [PMID 19446323]; GO_process: GO:0006511 - ubiquitin-dependent protein catabolic process [Evidence ISS] [PMID 10419517]), which produces MDTPLVTSDGFPRSDIDVAQIREARSRIIRLKNDLRGIMSQIEAGLVEYFKQAKDKGTSDIPQIASSSSSSKQSGLSSETNSTSGVNTGSSTASEATRSNAPKPPSIPFARVNSVEPNSPADSSGLLPGDQVVSFGSVNVTNHQNLSRIAQTVQANEGVSDSTVLFLDSILSIMLMQFKTKY; this is translated from the coding sequence ATGGACACACCGCTGGTAACCTCAGATGGATTCCCTCGTAGCGACATAGATGTTGCACAGATCCGCGAAGCTCGTTCAAGAATCATTAGACTGAAAAATGATCTACGAGGTATCATGAGCCAAATCGAAGCTGGTTTGGTAGAGTATTTCAAGCAAGCCAAAGATAAGGGAACTTCAGATATCCCTCAAATCgcatcatcttcaagtAGCAGTAAACAATCTGGATTAAGCAGTGAAACAAACAGTACTTCAGGCGTAAACACAGGCAGTTCGACCGCCTCAGAAGCGACGAGATCAAATGCTCCCAAACCTCCTTCTATACCATTTGCACGAGTAAATTCGGTGGAGCCCAACAGCCCTGCTGACAGCTCTGGTCTTCTACCCGGCGATCAGGTTGTGTCATTTGGAAGTGTTAATGTCACCAACCATCAAAACCTTAGTCGCATTGCCCAAACCGTACAGGCCAACGAAGGGGTAAGTGATTCAACTGTTTTATTTCTGGACTCAATACTGAGTATTATGCTCATGCAATTCAAAACTAAATACTAA